In Humulus lupulus chromosome 6, drHumLupu1.1, whole genome shotgun sequence, a single genomic region encodes these proteins:
- the LOC133783988 gene encoding uncharacterized protein LOC133783988, with the protein MTTILAAISKLRGCVNQIENKNPSGASQEDILNQAKMLLAQDPKYIRGFKFSHVWSILKDCEKFTNDNTNSPARFQQQRRSFNSPQSCSSGFESPTSAPTGMSSFDLNMNEEEVPINLSKRPIGVKKAKGKQKSDEQFKKLMEQSQKLVNVIEKGNFERNELLRQKVDVARMREENKILFMDMNSISDPEFRQFIQSERRKIYRSRAQTSEHGEQGEGSQYQGSQYRASQFQRSQYEEEHREGAEDEHQRSQNPSQDYSQYYDYLGGTGNNF; encoded by the exons ATGACGACCATTCTTGCGGCAATTTCAAAATTGAGGGGATGCGTCAaccaaattgaaaataaaaatccaAGTGGTGCTTCTCAAGAAGATATT TTAAATCAAGCGAAGATGCTATTAGCACAAGATCCAAAGTACATAAGAGGGTTCAAATTTTCTCATGTGTGGTCTATTCTTAAAGATTGTGAGAAATTTACAAATGACAACACCAATTCACCAGCTAGATTCCAACAACAACGTCGTAGTTTCAATTCCCCCCAATCTTGTTCTTCTGGCTTCGAATCACCGACATCAGCACCCACCGGTATGAGTTCATTTGATCTTAATATGAATGAGGAGGAAGTTCCTATTAATTTATCTAAAAGACCTATCGGTGTGAAAAAagcaaaaggaaaacaaaaaagtGATGAACAATTTAAGAAATTAATGGAACAAAGTCAAAAACTTGTTAACGTTATAGAAAAGGGTAACTTTGAAAGAAATGAACTTCTGAGACAAAAGGTTGATGTGGCTAGAATGAGAGAAgagaataaaattttatttatggaTATGAATTCTATATCCGATCCAGAGTTTCGCCAATTTATTCAAAGCGAAAGGAGAAAAATTTATAGATCAAGAGCACAAACATCCGAACATGGAGAACAAGGAGAAGGATCTCAATATCAGGGATCTCAATATCGAGCATCTCAGTTCCAAAGATCTCAATATGAAGAAGAACACAGAGAAGGAGCTGAAGATGAACATCAACGATCTCAAAATCCTTCACAAGATTATAGTCAATATTATGACTATCTTGGCGGAACTgggaataatttttaa